Proteins from one Penaeus vannamei isolate JL-2024 chromosome 8, ASM4276789v1, whole genome shotgun sequence genomic window:
- the LOC138862353 gene encoding uncharacterized protein has product MAPAPAIPRLYPLPLPYPDSTTLPMPYPALPPCPCHTQPLPPCPCHVPPLPHPCPPAPAIPHPYIPAPVIPNPYPSAPIPLPLPRPSPSPATQALEAGELFIALCKSRVSIWRHSPLHLRHSSV; this is encoded by the coding sequence ATGGCCCCTGCCCCTGCCATACCCCGACtctaccccctgcccctgccaTACCCCGACTCTACCACCCTGCCCATGCCataccctgcccttcccccctgtccctgccatacccaacccctacccccctgcccctgccatgtcccacccctaccccacccctgcccccctgcccctgccATACCCCACCCCTACATCCCTGCCCCTGTCATACCCAACCCCTACCCTTCTGCCCCTATCCCCCTGCCCCTGCCAAGGCCCAGCCCCTCACCTGCCACTCAAGCCCTCGAAGCGGGAGAGCTGTTTATTGCCTTGTGTAAATCACGAGTCTCTATATGGCGCCACTCGCCGCTCCACCTCCGGCATTCCTCGGTTtaa